The DNA window CTGGCTTCGATCTCACCGTTGTAGTCGCCTTTCTCGTTGATTTTCGCCATCAGAGCAGCGTATTCGCTGTTGGCGAAGCTCAGCAGAGCGGCTTCAAAGGATTTGATCTTGTTCACTTCAACGTCAGCCAGATAGCCTTCGTTAGCAGCCAGCAGTACCAGACCCATGTTGGCGGTGGACATCGGAGCGTACTGACCTTGCTTCATCAGCTCGGTAACTGCACGGCCGTGTTCCAGCTGCTTACGGGTGGCTTCATCCAGGTCAGAGGCAAACTGAGCGAACGCCGCCAGTTCACGGTACTGAGCCAGAGCCAGACGGATACCACCGCCCAGTTTCTTGATGATCTTGGTCTGCGCGGCACCACCAACACGGGATACCGAGATACCCGCGTTCATCGCCGGACGGATACCGGAGTTGAACAGGTTGGTTTCCAGGAAGATCTGACCGTCGGTAATAGAAATTACGTTGGTCGGAACGAACGCAGATACGTCACCACCCTGGGTTTCAATGATCGGCAGTGCGGTTAAGGAACCGGTTTTGCCTTTCACTTCGCCGTTGGTCATCTTTTCTACGTAGTCAGCGTTTACGCGGCAAGCGCGTTCCAGCAGACGGGAGTGCAGATAGAATACGTCACCCGGGTATGCTTCACGGCCCGGCGGGCGCTTCAGCAGCAGGGAGATCTGACGGTAAGCCCAGGCTTGTTTGGTCAGGTCATCGTATACGATCAGAGCGTCTTCGCCACGATCCAGGAAGAACTCACCCATGGCGCAGCCAGAGTAAGGAGCCAGGAATTGCATAGCGGCCGGGTCGGCAGCGCCGGCGGCCACGATGATGGTGTGTTCCAGAGCGCCGTGTTCTTCCAGCTTGCGTACTACGTTAGCGATAGAAGATTGCTTCTGACCGATGGCAACGTAGATACACTTAATGCCTTTGCCTTTCTGGTTGATGATGGCGTCGATGGCCAGAGCGGATTTACCGGTCTGACGGTCACCGATGATCAGCTCACGCTGGCCACGGCCAACCGGTACCATGGAGTCAACCGCTTTGTAGCCAGTTTCAACCGGCTGGTCTACCGATTTACGGGCAATAACGCCAGGCGCAACACGCTCAACCGGAGAGGTCTGTGTGGTGTTCAGCGGGCCTTTACCGTCGATCGGGTTACCCAGAGCGTCAACCACACGACCCAGCATGCCTTCGCCTACCGGTACTTCCAGAATGCGGCTGGTGCATTTGGCCGTCTGACCTTCAGCCAGTGACTTGTAGTCACCCAGAACCACGGCGCCAACAGAGTCGCGCTCAAGGTTCATGGCCAGGCCGTAGACGCCGCCTTCAAATTCAATCATCTCACCGTACATAGCATCGGCGAGACCATGGATACGAACGATACCGTCGGATACGGATACGACGGTGCCCTCGTTCTGGGCTTGTGAAGTCACATCGAGATTTTCGATGCGTTTTTTGATGACTTCACTGATCTCAGATGGATTCAGTTGCTGCATGTGCATCGTCCTTCAAATTAGGATTTCATCGCTTCGGCTAATTTCGCCAGCTTGCCGGTTACGGAGCCGTCGATTACCAGGTCACCGGCACGAATGATGGCGCCACCGATGAGAGACTCATCGACTTCGCTGGTCATGCGTACTTCACACTGCAGTCTGGCTTTCAGCGCCTGCACGAGCTTGGTGCTTTGCTCGTCAGACAGTGGCTGGGCGGAAGTTACCACCACGTCCACGGTATTCTGCAGCTGGGCTTTCATCTCTTCGTATAACTCAGAGACTTCTGCCAGCAGCGGCAGACGCTTGTTTTCGGCCAGAACAGCGACCAGGTTTTTGGCTGCTTCATTCAGCTTATCGCCACATACGTCGACTAGCGTCTGTGCCTGCTGTTGCGCAGACAGAGAAGGATGCTGCAGGAAAGCTGCCAGTTGTTTATCGGCCACACAGGCCGCCAGCAGTGCCAGGTCGGCAGACCAGGCATCCAGTGCACCTTTCTCTTGTGCTTCAGCAAACACCGCTTTGGCGTATGGCCGAGCGAGAGTTGTTAATTCAGCCATGGAAACCTCGCTCAGAGCTCGTCAGCTAATTTATTCAGCAGGTCGCCGTGGGCGGCTGCATCGACTGACTTGCCAAGAATCTTCGCTGCACCGGCAACAGCCAGTTCAGACACCTGCTTACGCAGAGTTTCTTTAGCGCGGTTCACTTCCTGCTCGACCTCAGCCTGAGCAGCGGCTACCAGACGGGCACCTTCAGCACGAGCGGCTTCTTTAGCCTCATCGATAATCTGATTGGCGCGCTTGTTAGCCTGTTCGATGATCTCGGCAGCTTTCTCTTTGCCTTCACGCATCTGGGAAGTGGCTTTTTCCTGGGCCAGCTCCAGATCACGGGCAGCGCGGTTAGCGGCGTCGAGACCTTCCGCAATTTTCTCCTGGCGTTCGCGCATGGCACCGACCAGCGGTGGCCATACGAACTTCATGCAGAACCAGACGAAAATCGCAAAGGCAATCATTTGACCCAAAATGGTCAGGTTCATATTCACAGTGATTCACCTCTTGCCATTACGTTAAAGTAGGTAGACGAGCGACCCGGAGGGCCGCACCTACTTATCAGGCTGCAGACGGTGCTACTACGAAAATCAGGTACATCGCGATACCAACACCGATCATCGGCACGGC is part of the Venatoribacter cucullus genome and encodes:
- the atpA gene encoding F0F1 ATP synthase subunit alpha — protein: MQQLNPSEISEVIKKRIENLDVTSQAQNEGTVVSVSDGIVRIHGLADAMYGEMIEFEGGVYGLAMNLERDSVGAVVLGDYKSLAEGQTAKCTSRILEVPVGEGMLGRVVDALGNPIDGKGPLNTTQTSPVERVAPGVIARKSVDQPVETGYKAVDSMVPVGRGQRELIIGDRQTGKSALAIDAIINQKGKGIKCIYVAIGQKQSSIANVVRKLEEHGALEHTIIVAAGAADPAAMQFLAPYSGCAMGEFFLDRGEDALIVYDDLTKQAWAYRQISLLLKRPPGREAYPGDVFYLHSRLLERACRVNADYVEKMTNGEVKGKTGSLTALPIIETQGGDVSAFVPTNVISITDGQIFLETNLFNSGIRPAMNAGISVSRVGGAAQTKIIKKLGGGIRLALAQYRELAAFAQFASDLDEATRKQLEHGRAVTELMKQGQYAPMSTANMGLVLLAANEGYLADVEVNKIKSFEAALLSFANSEYAALMAKINEKGDYNGEIEASLKECIEKFKSTQAW
- a CDS encoding F0F1 ATP synthase subunit delta; its protein translation is MAELTTLARPYAKAVFAEAQEKGALDAWSADLALLAACVADKQLAAFLQHPSLSAQQQAQTLVDVCGDKLNEAAKNLVAVLAENKRLPLLAEVSELYEEMKAQLQNTVDVVVTSAQPLSDEQSTKLVQALKARLQCEVRMTSEVDESLIGGAIIRAGDLVIDGSVTGKLAKLAEAMKS
- a CDS encoding F0F1 ATP synthase subunit B → MNMNLTILGQMIAFAIFVWFCMKFVWPPLVGAMRERQEKIAEGLDAANRAARDLELAQEKATSQMREGKEKAAEIIEQANKRANQIIDEAKEAARAEGARLVAAAQAEVEQEVNRAKETLRKQVSELAVAGAAKILGKSVDAAAHGDLLNKLADEL